The proteins below are encoded in one region of uncultured Eubacteriales bacterium:
- the ftsH gene encoding ATP-dependent zinc metalloprotease FtsH, translated as MKRKISLRDLFFYGMLAVILAATVYLLQGVNNGESIIYSEVHDLFNRQLVNEVLVKEEKLTLTLKEKYNGSYTVWCDLYDFDKFYEDFNDTIVRQHNAGIIEKFNYEVSFHTPLWWDFVPWVVMIVIFGALWYVVFLRQGGGADGGGGDKGAGRYGRVRAKNATDSGKKVTFNDVAGADEEKQELQEVVDFLREPNRFLALGARIPKGILLVGPPGTGKTLLARAVAGEAGVHFLTISGSDFVELYVGVGASRVRDLFDQAKKNSPAIVFIDEIDAVGRQRGTGLGGGHDEREQTLNQLLVEMDGFAANEGVIVMAATNRQDILDPALLRPGRFDRQIYVGQPDIKGREEILKIHARNKPLADDVSLKELAKATGGFTGADLENLMNEAALLAARRDERFITMADLHEAVIKVIAGPEKKSRVVIERERRLTAYHEAGHAVVSHALETADPVHQITIIPRGMAGGMTISLPQEDKSFQSRKELTERIASLLGGRVAEQMVLGDISTGAGNDLQRASSIARNMVMRFGMSETLGSVVFDSGHDEIFIGRSMAQAKTYSEETANLIDAEVRALVDKGYKTCEEILARDRDKLERVAVYLLEHETMDATTFEKIFTQPD; from the coding sequence TTGAAACGGAAGATCAGCCTGAGGGACCTGTTCTTTTACGGTATGCTCGCGGTAATATTGGCGGCCACCGTCTATCTGCTCCAAGGGGTCAATAATGGGGAGAGCATCATTTACTCTGAGGTGCACGACCTCTTCAATCGGCAGCTGGTCAACGAAGTGCTGGTAAAGGAGGAAAAACTGACCCTCACCCTCAAGGAGAAGTATAACGGTTCCTATACCGTCTGGTGCGACCTCTATGACTTTGATAAGTTTTACGAGGACTTCAACGACACTATCGTCCGCCAGCACAACGCGGGCATCATCGAAAAATTTAACTACGAGGTTAGTTTCCACACGCCTCTGTGGTGGGATTTCGTGCCCTGGGTCGTCATGATCGTGATTTTCGGCGCACTTTGGTATGTGGTTTTCCTGCGTCAGGGCGGCGGAGCGGACGGCGGCGGGGGCGACAAGGGCGCGGGCCGGTATGGCCGCGTCCGGGCCAAAAACGCCACCGACAGCGGGAAGAAGGTCACCTTTAACGACGTAGCCGGGGCTGATGAGGAGAAGCAGGAGCTCCAGGAGGTGGTTGACTTCCTCCGGGAGCCTAACCGTTTCCTCGCCCTGGGCGCTCGCATCCCCAAGGGCATTTTGCTGGTGGGTCCGCCAGGCACCGGCAAGACCCTCCTGGCCCGCGCCGTAGCCGGCGAGGCGGGGGTTCACTTTCTCACCATATCGGGCTCCGACTTTGTGGAACTCTACGTGGGCGTAGGCGCCAGCCGCGTCCGGGATCTCTTTGACCAGGCCAAGAAAAATTCTCCTGCCATCGTCTTTATCGATGAGATCGACGCCGTTGGCCGGCAGCGCGGCACCGGCCTCGGCGGCGGACACGACGAACGCGAGCAGACCCTCAACCAGCTCCTCGTGGAGATGGACGGCTTTGCCGCCAACGAGGGGGTCATTGTCATGGCGGCAACCAACCGGCAGGACATTCTGGACCCCGCCCTCCTCCGCCCCGGCCGGTTTGACCGGCAGATCTACGTGGGCCAGCCCGACATCAAGGGCCGGGAGGAGATTTTGAAGATTCACGCCCGCAACAAGCCTCTGGCCGACGATGTGAGCCTCAAAGAGCTCGCCAAGGCCACCGGAGGCTTTACCGGCGCGGACCTGGAGAACCTGATGAACGAGGCCGCCCTCCTGGCCGCCCGTCGGGATGAGCGGTTTATCACCATGGCCGACCTCCACGAGGCGGTCATCAAGGTCATTGCCGGGCCCGAGAAGAAGAGCCGGGTGGTCATTGAGCGGGAACGCCGTCTCACCGCCTACCACGAGGCGGGCCACGCCGTGGTGAGCCATGCCCTGGAGACCGCCGACCCCGTCCACCAGATTACTATCATTCCCCGGGGTATGGCGGGCGGCATGACCATTTCCCTGCCCCAGGAGGACAAATCCTTCCAGTCCCGGAAGGAGCTCACCGAGCGCATCGCCTCCCTGCTGGGCGGCCGGGTGGCCGAGCAGATGGTCTTGGGCGATATCTCCACCGGTGCGGGGAACGACCTCCAGCGGGCCTCCTCCATCGCCCGAAACATGGTAATGCGGTTCGGCATGAGCGAGACCTTGGGCAGCGTGGTCTTCGACAGCGGGCACGACGAGATCTTCATCGGCCGCAGCATGGCCCAGGCCAAGACCTACTCCGAGGAGACCGCCAACCTCATCGACGCCGAGGTTAGGGCCCTGGTCGATAAGGGGTACAAGACCTGCGAGGAGATTTTGGCACGGGACCGCGACAAGCTGGAGCGCGTGGCTGTCTACCTTTTGGAGCACGAGACGATGGATGCCACTACGTTCGAGAAAATCTTCACACAGCCCGACTAG
- the hpt gene encoding hypoxanthine phosphoribosyltransferase (Evidence 2a : Function of homologous gene experimentally demonstrated in an other organism; PubMedId : 12070315, 13808016, 339828, 6787390, 6801015; Product type e : enzyme), which yields MNMALLDKDMEKVLFDEAEIEARINALGAEITKDYAGKEPILISVLRGSYMFMADLTRKIDLACTVDFMAISSYGSGTSSSGQVRIIKDLSDEIEGRDVLVVEDILDSGNTLAYLLELLNARKPASIRLCTLLDKPSRRVKEVQVDYVGFTIPDEFVVGYGLDYAEKYRNLPYIGVLKPSVYGGE from the coding sequence ATGAACATGGCTCTGCTGGACAAAGATATGGAAAAGGTGCTCTTCGACGAGGCGGAGATCGAGGCGCGAATCAACGCTCTGGGCGCGGAGATCACAAAGGACTACGCGGGAAAGGAGCCCATTCTCATCTCGGTGCTGCGGGGCTCCTATATGTTTATGGCCGACCTGACCCGGAAAATCGACCTCGCCTGCACGGTGGACTTCATGGCCATCTCCTCCTACGGGTCGGGCACCAGCTCCTCCGGCCAGGTGCGCATCATCAAGGACCTCTCGGACGAGATCGAGGGGAGGGACGTCCTAGTGGTGGAGGATATCCTGGACTCGGGCAATACTCTCGCCTACCTTCTGGAGCTGCTTAATGCCCGCAAGCCCGCATCTATCCGGCTGTGTACCCTGCTGGATAAGCCCTCCCGCCGGGTCAAAGAGGTCCAGGTGGACTACGTAGGCTTTACCATCCCTGATGAATTCGTGGTTGGGTATGGGCTGGACTACGCGGAGAAATATCGGAACCTTCCCTATATCGGCGTACTCAAGCCCAGCGTCTACGGCGGCGAATAG